In Sphaeramia orbicularis chromosome 5, fSphaOr1.1, whole genome shotgun sequence, a genomic segment contains:
- the LOC115419545 gene encoding potassium voltage-gated channel subfamily A member 3-like, which produces MDDQTSSVIQSPSSTRHQGSDATDSRGYAEVQKGVMTAENMLEESAVLSAPHLSVDRYERGRQGCCERVVINISGLRFETQLKTFNQFPDTLLGDPRKRMRYFDPLRNEYFFDRNRPSFDAILYYYQSGGRIRRPVNVPIDIFSEEIRFYQLGEEAMEKFREDEGFIKEEERVLPKNDFQKQVWLLFEYPESSGPARGIAIVSVLVILISIVIFCMETLPEFRDERDQATVAPTVNGTAPYVPSPFTDPFFVIETLCIIWFSFELLVRFFACPSKTTFSKNIMNIIDIVAIIPYFITLGTELAERETNGGQQAMSLAILRVIRLVRVFRIFKLSRHSKGLQILGQTLKASMRELGLLIFFLFIGVILFSSAVYFAEADDPTSSFTSIPDAFWWAVVTMTTVGYGDMHPVTIGGKIVGSLCAIAGVLTIALPVPVIVSNFNYFYHRETDGEEHPQYLHTSSCEHLPSEELRRSCSSSSLSKSEYMVIEEGINSAFKQPNFTTENNQNCVNIKKIFTDV; this is translated from the coding sequence ATGGATGACCAGACCTCCAGTGTGATCCAGTCCCCCTCATCCACCAGGCACCAGGGCAGCGACGCGACCGACAGCCGGGGTTATGCCGAGGTGCAGAAGGGCGTCATGACGGCAGAGAACATGCTGGAGGAGTCCGCGGTGCTGTCGGCGCCTCACCTGTCGGTGGATCGATATGAGCGCGGGCGCCAGGGATGTTGTGAGAGGGTTGTGATTAACATTTCGGGGTTACGATTCGAGACCCAACTGAAAACTTTCAACCAGTTCCCAGACACGCTGCTGGGGGACCCTAGGAAAAGGATGCGCTACTTTGACCCACTGAGAAACGAGTACTTCTTCGACAGGAACAGACCCAGCTTTGATGCCATTCTGTACTATTACCAGTCAGGGGGACGCATACGGAGACCCGTCAATGTCCCCATTGATATTTTCTCAGAGGAGATTAGATTTTATCAACTTGGAGAGGAGGCGATGGAGAAATTCCGCGAGGATGAGGGCTTCATAAAGGAAGAGGAGCGCGTCCTGCCCAAAAATGATTTCCAAAAGCAGGTTTGGCTTTTGTTCGAGTACCCTGAGAGCTCTGGGCCAGCCAGGGGCATAGCCATAGTATCAGTGCTTGTTATTCTGATTTCGATAGTCATATTCTGCATGGAAACTCTACCGGAGTTTCGGGATGAGAGAGACCAAGCCACAGTGGCGCCCACCGTCAATGGCACAGCTCCATATGTGCCCAGCCCGTTCACAGACCCCTTCTTTGTGATAGAGACGCTCTGCATCATATGGTTCTCTTTTGAGTTGCTCGTCAGGTTTTTCGCCTGCCCCAGTAAAACTACTTTCTCTAAAAACATCATGAATATCATTGACATCGTGGCCATTATTCCCTACTTTATCACTCTGGGGACCGAGCTGGCCGAGAGGGAAACCAACGGCGGGCAACAGGCGATGTCTCTCGCCATCCTGAGGGTGATCAGACTGGTGAGGGTCTTCCGCATTTTTAAGCTCTCACGACACTCAAAAGGACTTCAGATCTTGGGACAGACTCTCAAAGCCAGCATGAGGGAACTCGGGTTGCTGATTTTTTTCCTGTTCATCGGAGTTATTCTGTTCTCTAGCGCGGTTTACTTTGCAGAAGCAGACGACCCCACGTCCAGTTTCACCAGCATCCCGGACGCGTTTTGGTGGGCAGTGGTCACCATGACCACAGTTGGATATGGAGACATGCATCCGGTGACTATTGGTGGGAAAATAGTAGGGTCTCTGTGCGCAATCGCGGGCGTGCTCACCATTGCCTTACCTGTGCCAGTGATTGTGTCCAATTTCAATTACTTCTACCACAGAGAGACTGACGGAGAGGAGCACCCCCAGTACCTGCACACCAGCAGCTGTGAACACCTCCCCTCAGAGGAGCTGAGGAGGTCGTGCAGCTCCTCATCCCTAAGCAAGTCTGAGTACATGGTGATAGAGGAGGGCATCAACAGTGCGTTCAAACAGCCCAACTTCACCACCGAGAACAACCAGAACTGCGTCAACATCAAAAAGATTTTCACAGACGTGTAA